From one Rubrobacter xylanophilus genomic stretch:
- a CDS encoding methyltransferase domain-containing protein, with the protein MSSKNHFNDAAPEWDRLRQSYFSEAVREKAIAIAQVQPGKLAADLGAGTGFITEALVRHGLRVIAVDQSEAMLSEMQKKFAGVQGIDYRLGDAEQLPIEDASVDYVFANMYLHHVDNPAKAILEMSRILKPGGKVVITDLDEHSHEFLRTEQHDRWLGFRREDIRRCFFEAGLEDIHVDSLDENCCTKSPCGCEEVAISVFVATGTKRDRKAATPYPYATYLDIKYPSLTVIDLPALIQACKDRWYNQTLCQVNDSVVRLGIVQGEYHWHKHDNDDEFFFVLEGRFIIDLETHSVELRPWQGFVVPKGVVHRTRAPERCIILMVETSTIIPTGDDNGVDV; encoded by the coding sequence ATGAGTAGCAAGAATCATTTCAACGACGCAGCTCCAGAGTGGGACAGGTTAAGGCAAAGCTACTTCTCGGAAGCGGTTCGGGAAAAAGCCATAGCAATTGCTCAGGTGCAGCCGGGCAAATTGGCTGCAGATCTCGGCGCGGGCACGGGCTTCATTACGGAAGCGCTCGTGCGTCATGGTTTGCGCGTGATAGCCGTGGATCAATCCGAAGCCATGCTCTCCGAGATGCAAAAGAAATTTGCCGGGGTGCAGGGGATCGACTATCGACTGGGCGATGCCGAACAGTTACCCATTGAAGACGCCAGCGTGGACTATGTCTTTGCCAACATGTATCTGCATCATGTGGACAATCCGGCAAAAGCGATTCTGGAAATGTCTCGTATCTTGAAGCCTGGCGGAAAAGTAGTTATCACCGACCTAGATGAGCATTCCCACGAGTTTCTCCGCACCGAACAGCACGATCGCTGGCTGGGTTTTCGGCGCGAAGATATACGGCGGTGTTTTTTTGAGGCAGGATTAGAAGATATACATGTAGATTCTTTAGACGAAAACTGCTGCACGAAATCTCCCTGTGGATGTGAGGAAGTAGCGATCAGTGTTTTTGTCGCCACAGGAACGAAACGTGATAGAAAAGCAGCCACACCGTATCCCTATGCAACCTATTTGGATATAAAATATCCATCGCTGACGGTCATTGACCTTCCTGCGCTGATTCAGGCATGCAAAGACCGATGGTATAACCAGACTTTGTGTCAGGTGAACGATTCTGTGGTGCGTCTGGGTATCGTGCAGGGGGAGTATCACTGGCACAAACATGACAACGATGATGAATTTTTCTTCGTTCTGGAGGGACGCTTCATCATAGATCTGGAGACGCATTCGGTTGAATTGCGACCTTGGCAGGGGTTTGTGGTACCCAAAGGTGTTGTGCACCGAACCCGGGCTCCGGAACGTTGTATTATCCTGATGGTCGAAACATCGACTATTATCCCGACTGGAGATGACAATGGAGTAGATGTATAA